aaaaaattattggaACTCTCATCTCAGTCGTAAACTCCACAACTTCATCAGGAAGCCGTCCAACTCTCAAGACGTCGCCGCCGTAATCATGAACGCTTCTTCTGCGCCGGACGCAAAACGCAGACTTGGGAGAACTAGTAGATCCGCCATGAAACCCAAAACCCACGGAACAATTAAAACTCGAAAAACGAAGAAAACGCCTGCAGCACCGCCGGGGCCAAACGCCGACGTAGCGGTGGCTGAAGAAGGAGCAGTAATGGTGGAGTTAAGTGGAGCCAAGGCTGAGCTAGGACCATGTGACTATTATGgagattattgtaataaaaaTCTCGTGAGCATTAATGGAGTTTTATCGTTTGATGACGACATCACCGACCTTTTGTTGGACGAGTCAGATCCAGGCCACATATACACATCGTGTGGTGGTGAAGCGGAGTTGAATAGCATAATTAGAGTCTCTGAAGGAGCCAGAGGGATCTGCTCGGAGTCTTCCAGCCAAGGGAAACTCGACTGTCTTCAGTCTTGCCCGTCAGTGGACTCGTTTCTCAACTACGACCACCAAGTTAACGATGCGTTGACGGATGAGTTTATTGATTGGGATTGCGTTTGGCAACAAGGTAGCAACAATCGGTGGCATGAGAAAGAGGGAGCCGACTCGATGGTGTCGTGGCTTTTGGACGGTGATGATGACGCCACGATCGGGAAAAGCAATTGCGAGAACTTGGGAGAACCGTTGGATCATGACGACGAAAATGCTTTAGTCGCTTGGCTTCTGTCCTGAAGATATTGGTTGACCCGTACGTACTTACGTAATCTTTGTGTATTTACAGTTTGAATCCATTCCACATCGCATCGTATATCCCGACTTATCAATGTGCGTACGTAGGCAATAAAACTCATGGGGTTTTTGTAaggtaaaactatatatttagtCGTTGTAATAATAGTCTAAGAACTAAACTAATCTGATCGTTTTGTTTAATCTCGAcgtattatttactttttttttaatggaatttAATAAAGAAGGTACGAAAAAtaggtgtatatatattaatttatttggggAGTgtgtgtatatacatatatctattGACATGTTGAATACGCCGAACTAGAAGAAAAAATTTAGTCGACGTACGGACAGATGAagcataaattaacaaaaaaaaaacaaaaattagtatcTCAATCATTTCGAAGGCAAAGCTTTTTCACTTTACACCAACATATATAAAAGCTTGCATATATCACACCCGCGCGCGACCGCGAATCATCACGTGCCGTTCTAAGTGATTATTTTGAACGGAAGGTGTCAATGTGTCATGATCAGTGATAGATATTGAGTGATCTGACTTCTTTGTACGAAACTACAAACAGGTAGATATTTAGTTATTATGGACGTTGGAACAATAACACAGTTTTGTCCTAGTTATGGTAGCCACGTGAAATTAATTCAGTTCTGTAAATGTGTCGTAATTAGTATTCAAGTAGAAGAATTTAAACTAATGTTATATGTTAGTTAAATagtataataaacatttttctatatatgtttattttagtTTCGGACCGAAAATTGATCTTAAGATGTCTAGTATGTATGGAGTATGGAGTGTATGTCTAGTAAATTAATCACATGACCACttaacaactttttttatttatttataaaagggACCTAAAGACAATCATTTTTGTTGGGCAATGACCTACGCATTAAATATAGGGATTCTTAAATATATGTTTGGACGAATCATTTATGAAACAGAAAGCAACTTGCCATGCACAAAAATCCcaagaaacaaaggaaaaatgtttgtttgttttctttggttctttcttttaagtttaTACAGAGTGACAATAAGggagaaagtaaaaaaagatgGTTTTCTCATAAAAGTCCAACTTGGTTCGACCTCTACGGTATCTGGAACGCCCACGTGATGTCatgtgcttttttttcttcttcttatgaaaaaaagaaaaatggaaaaaccGATCACGGTGGTATCTAAAGTTTAAAggaaaaaatgccaaaaaaaaccgtatgttatttttatttggatgtttAATATCCAATACTTTTTGGTTGGAATGAAAATACTCAGTATATTAAATTTGATgtcaaataaaactttatttttaaaaaattggtagAATCAAACACATGACTTAACACACGTTAACATGTGTGACGGAATTTCTAAACCGGGTTTCAATTTCAGTCCCAcagttttaataaatatatatagtctgTTTACTTAGCTATTCGATTATATTGAAGTAGTGTAGTGGTAATTGGTTTATTTTGCAACCAGTTGTATCCAGGTTCAAACCACTCCGTAAaccatttttttctataaaaaaactAGAGAGAGTTCTTCGTTGGATGAGCAGTAAGAGTCTGAGAGATTGTTTCTTTCGATTTTCCGATCATAAATTCCGATGATGAAGACTGAGATGGAGTAAGAGGGTACTACTTTGATTGACGAAAACAACACTAGATGCGTTAGTCGGTGACAGAGGCGGCTGTCGAGAAAATGTCTGCAACAAACGTACACAAATCgaagaaattgaaagaagaagattgtttcTGCCGCTGCTCCTAGCCCTACCAATCGtattacatcatttattttctatttttacatcagtttattttaatgaatagtttatattttgttgatgcaaataatttgcatcaat
The Camelina sativa cultivar DH55 chromosome 6, Cs, whole genome shotgun sequence genome window above contains:
- the LOC104793735 gene encoding transcription factor MYB12-like produces the protein CCEKVGIKRGRWTAEEDQILSNYIQSNGEGSWRSLPKNAGLKRCGKSCRLRWINYLRSDLKRGNISPKEEELVVKLHSTLGNRWSLIASHLPGRTDNEIKNYWNSHLSRKLHNFIRKPSNSQDVAAVIMNASSAPDAKRRLGRTSRSAMKPKTHGTIKTRKTKKTPAAPPGPNADVAVAEEGAVMVELSGAKAELGPCDYYGDYCNKNLVSINGVLSFDDDITDLLLDESDPGHIYTSCGGEAELNSIIRVSEGARGICSESSSQGKLDCLQSCPSVDSFLNYDHQVNDALTDEFIDWDCVWQQGSNNRWHEKEGADSMVSWLLDGDDDATIGKSNCENLGEPLDHDDENALVAWLLS